DNA from Massilia antarctica:
GCAACTGGGAACACATCCTCAACGTGCGCAAACCCGTCATCGGCGTGGTGCAGGGCTTCTGTCTGGGCGGCGGCTGCGAACTGGCCATGATGTGCGATTTCCTGATCGCGGCGGACACCGCCAAGTTCGGCCAGCCCGAAATCAAGGTCGGCGTCACCCCGGGCGCCGGCGGCACGCAGCGCCTGCCGCGCACCATCGGCAAGGCCAAGGCCATGGACATGCTGCTCACGGCGCGCATGATCGATGCCGCCGAAGCGGAGCGCACCGGCCTGGTATCGCGCGTGGTCGCGGCCGACAAGGTGATGGAAGAAGCGCTGGCCGCGGCCACCACGATCGCCTCGATGTCGGTATCGGTGGCGATGGCGATCAAGGACAGCGTCAACCGCGCGTTCGAGACCACCCTGACCGAAGGCGTGCGCTACGAGCGCCGCTACTTCCACGCGGCGTTCGGCACGCCGGCGCAGAAGGAAGGCATGCAGGCGTTCCTGGCCAAGCGCCCGGCCAACTTCGACGGCCTGTAAATCAGTCTTTGGCGCGCCAGGTGCCGTGAAAGCCGAACGGTATCCGGTGCGGCAGGCATACCGTCGCCACGGGGCCGGCCGCCACGTCGGCGGCGTCGATGACCAGCAGGTCGCTGCGGCCTTCCTGTGCGCGCCACGCGACCGCCAGCAGCCAGCCGTCGCCTTCGGGCGACTGCGCCGAGCGCGCGACGAATACCGGTTCGGAGATGACATCGCCAGCCGGCAGTGTATATAGCTGGCGCATGCCCGACGCAAAGTCGAAGCAGGCCAGCGAGTCGTACAGCACACTCTCCGATCCGCTCCTGATACGCTGCTCGCTGTGGCAGCAGTAAAAACCGACACGGTTGCGGCGCCCGGTATAGCGCTCGTCGATGCGCGGGAATTCCGCCGCCAGGTCGTCGAGGATGGTGCGCTCGAAGCCGTCGCCATCGCTCTCCAGGTCAAACGTCCATCTGCACAGGCACGCCGCCATGCCGGCTTGGTCGCCCCGGCTGCCATCGGCGTTGGGCATGCCCGGCGCGCTGGCCGACTCCATCACGTAAGCCACGATGCGGCCGCCATCGTCCCAGGCGTTCATCACGTGGAATACGTGGCAGGCATCGCTCGCGAACCAGCGCAGTGTGTCCATCGGCTGCCCGCGCACGCCGATGCCGATGTAGCTGCGCTTGTCCGCTTCCCACGCAAACAGGGGCAGTCCTTTCATGGCGCGTTCCACGCTGATGGTCAGCGGCGTGACCGGAAACAGCACGTGGCGTTCGGTCAGCATGAAGTCGTGCATCATGCTTGCGTATGGCGCGCGGAAAGTATCGAGCGTGGTCACCTCGCAGTGCGCATCGAGTACGCCGTACAGCATGTTGGGTTCACCGGGGCTGTCGGGCAGCCAGGCGAAAAAATGCAGCTCCCCGGTCGCCGGATCGGCCTTGGGATGCGCGGTGAAGCGCTTGTTGACGGCACCGCCGAAATCCTGGTGCCCCTTTGATACCAGCGTGTGTGGATCGATTTCGAACGGCTGGTGCGACTCTTCCAGCGCAAACAGACGCCCGCCGTGCCACACCATGCTGGTATTGGCGGTGCCGCTGTTTTTTCCGTGGACCGACGGGTCGCTGGTGGCCGGGTTGCCGAAGGTGCCGAACAGGGCGTGGCCGGCGTCGTGTTCGAGCTGCCATTTCGGCGTGCGCGCCCAGCGGTTGGCATAGGCCACCTTGCCGTCCTCGATGAAGAAGGCGTGCACCATGCCGTCGCCGGAAAACCAGTGATAGCGGTCGTCGCGCGGCGCGAAGCGGGGATTAGGTCCGACCCGGTACAGCGCACCGCGCAGTTGCGGCGGCAGCGCGCCCCGGACCGGCAGCGTGTCGATGTCGCGTTCGCTGTCCAGGGAAGCGTAGTTCCCGGTAAAAAAATGGCCCGGCATGGTGTTCCTTGGTGAGTTCAGAGACTTTGCATGGCTGCGCGAACGTAAGCGATCAGTGGCGCATCGATGCCGGAGGCGATGCGCAGTTCGGGTTCCTGCTCGAAGGCGTGGCGCAGCTTGGCCTGGAGTGCGGGATTTCCCGCCGCCTTGGACAGCGACAGCGCCTGCCACTGGCGCGCCAGCGCTTGCACGTCTGCGCTGGCGGGCGGCGTGCCTTGGGTCAGCTGATCGCGCAGGGCGCAGATGAGGATGGGCCAGGCGTCGGTTTGCTTGATGTAGTGCTGGCGCAGCAGGGCCATCTCGGCTTCGCTGCAGTAGTTGGCATAGATGGCCAGGCGCCGGTGCGCCATGGCCTGCGAGATGAACTGCATCGCCGCGCGATCGACACCATTGAGCATATGCAGGGTGGGCTCGTTCCAGTTCATGGCGTAGAGCTTCATCAGCATGGCCTCGTCGCCGCCCACCTCGTCGAGCAGGGCGGCGATCCAGCATTGCGCAAGCGCACCCGCCTCAGGGCTGTCGGGTTTCAGGCCCCGCTCCATCAGATCGCGCAAGGTGGAGGTCAGGTGCGTGTTGTCGCCGCTGCGTTGCTGGCGCCGCGTTTTCAGGGTGTGCAGTTCGGCGTCGGTGAAATAGCGCGCGCTGGCGGCCATGCGTTCGAGGGCGGCCAGCCAGTTGTCCATCGATGGTTCATGGTGCTCGGCGAGCTGCGACTGCAAGTCGCGCAGATGGCCGTGCAGGGCCGATGCCTGGGCGATCTGGCGTTCGAGCGACGCGATCTGCTGCTCCACCACTTGCGGCAGGCTGGCGCCGCCATCGGCCAGCATGGCCTGGATCTGGGTGAGCGACAGGTCGAGGCGGCGCAGCGCCTGGATGCGGTAAAGACGGGCGACATCCCCGCTGTCGTACAAGCGGTAGCCCTTGTCCGAGCGGACCGATGGTGTAAGCAGGGCGATATCGTCGTAATGGCGCAAGGCGCGCACGCTCAAGCCGCTGCGTTTCGCCAGTTGTCCTATTTTCAATAGCATGCCGGTTCCTCCATTTATCAAATGGTAAACCGTCACGTAATGAGAGGGTCAAGCGCTCGCGGATAAAAATACTTGCAAAACCGGGGACAGCCCCCGGTTTTGCAATGCAGACCGTTTAGGTTGGTCCGTTGATGCTCATGCGCTGGGTATGCGTCCAGCGGTGGTCCGACGCCGATACGGCGGAGTTGTAGGTGCGGTAGGTCTGGCCTTCACCCGGCCATGGGTCCATGATGTAGACGTAGTTGGTGCCGTTGTACGTCTCGTAGCCGCGTCCCACCAGAATGTGGCCGCCGCCGTTGCTCCAGCCGTAGCGGATCACGAACGGGCGGTTGGCGTTGATGTCGTACACCACGCTGTTCCATGACGAGGCCACGTTATACGCGCCGTTCGAAACGCCCCACGCGTTAAGGATGCCTTGCACGCTGCCGTTGGAGCCGTACATATTGTTCGGCTGGTTGGCGTAGCTGTTCCAGTTGAAGTAGGTGTTCCCGCAGGCGTAGTTCAAGCCGAACGCCCAGTTCACGATCTGGCACTGGCTCGGTGTCTTCTTGTAGTAGTTCAGCACCGCCTTGCTCGACGCGGACCAGCACCACTGGCTGTGTTCCTGGGTAGTGAGCGGAACGCTGAGCGTGCGCCATTGCGCCATGGCCGCTGGCAGCGCCAGTAAAAGCGAAGCACCGATGACGAGCTTTTTGATGTTTGTGTTCATGTTATCTCCTGATTCGTTCTAAGGATGGTGTAGCCGATGCCGGGCTTACTTGGAGGCGTCCATGGTTTGCTTGACCGCGCTGCGCAGCGGCTGCAGGATATCTGTCTCGTCCATCAGCGCCTCGCTGGCCTTGCCTTCCTTGACGGAACGCTGCTGCATCAGTAGCGATTCGCGTGCCGAATGCAATGGGGCGTAGCGCGTGCGGCCATCTTCGCGGCCAACCACTTCGAGCAGATCCGCGCGCGCCTGGTAGATGCGCACGAAGCGCACATTGGTGCGCTCGGCGTCGCCGTAGTAGCCCATCGATGCATCCACATCCTTCGCCAGTACGGCGGCACCGTAGGCGACTGTTTCGTAGTTACCGTTATTGAGTTCCACCGTCGCCATGCCGATCGGGCGCTGGTTCAGCAGGATGACGAAGCGCCACTGGCCGGTGGCCTTGGCCATCTGCTTCATGCTGCCGCGCCCTGCCAGCAGTTCGTTCGGATCGATCGTGTAGACCGGGAAGCCGTAGCCGACTTTCGCGTCTTTCAGATCCTGCATGTCGTTGATTTCAAGCGGGAAGTCGACCGGCGTGCCGGTGGTGCCGCGCACCTGCATCTGGTGGGTCACGAACTGGGCGAAGTCGCGCTGGGCCGCCGCTTGCGCCGCCGCCGCGGCGCGCTTTGGCACCGCTTTGAAGGTGCTGACTCCATCCGACTGGGCCATTGCCGGCGCGCCCGCCAGGGCCAGGCTGGCGCCGCACAGCAGGGCGGCGAGCATGGTGCGGGTTGAGAGCATTTTTGTTTGCATTATTGACTTCTCCTCACATAGATTGATACAAAAACCCCGCCTGTCCAAACGGGGTGAGTGCTGCTACAGCAATGGCATGCACGCATGCCGGACACCGGTGTCAACGCACGTCGTCAGTGCGTTGGAAAATCGAGGGAACGGTGCATCAAGTCGCCGATCATGTCGGCGGTGACGGCCGACAGGGTCCAGCCCAGATGCCCGTGGCCCGTGTTGTAGAAGACGCAGGGCGATTTGCCGCGGCCGACCTTGGGCAGCATGGTCGGCATCATCGGCCGCAAGCCGGCCCACGGAATCACGCTGCGGGTATTCACGCTCGGGAAGCATTCATGCACCCAGTCGATGAGCGGGCGAATCCGGTCGTCGCGGATGTCGCGGTTAAAGCCGTTGAATTCGGCCGTGCCGGCCACGCGGAAGCGATCCATCCCCAGGCGGCTGGTCACCAGTTTGGTGGCGTCGTCGAGCAGGCTGACGGTGGGCGCGGCCCGCTGGCTGGCGGCGTCAAGCAGGTTGACCGTGATCGAGTAGCCTTTCACCGGGTAGATGTTGACCCGGTCGCCCAGGCTCGCGGCCAGGGCGCGGCTGGCGGTGCCGGCGCAGACGACGACGGCGTCGTAGGTCTCGGTCTGGGTGCGCTCGCCGTCGTCCAGGGTGACCTGGGCGTGACGGCCATCGGTGCGCACGGCGCCGATGCGCATGCCGTAGCGGCAGTCCACGCCGTTGCGGCGGGCGGCAGCGGCCAGACCCGTGGTGAACTTGTGGATGTCGCCGGTGGCGTCGCTGTCGGTGAAAAAGCCGCCGTAATAGTCGCCCGCCAGGGTCGGTTCGATGCCGCGCATTTCGCTTGGGGTCACGGCGCGGCGCGCCAGGCCGCCAGCGGCCAGCATCTTGCTGACCGTGGCGGCGTGCTCGAAGCCGGCCTTGTCGCGGTAGATGTGCAGGATGCCTTCGCGCTTGACGTCGAAGTCGATCTTCTCCGCCTCGGCCCACGCAAACAGGTGCTCGCGTGCGGCGATCGCCAGGCGCGCCGTCTCCACGGTATTCCTGCGGTAGTGGGGAATGGCGGCGGCAAATTCGGCGAACCACGACAGCTTGTGCCAGCTCGGTTTGGGGTTGACCAGTAGCGGGGCGTCGCGCCGGAACATCCACTTCAGGCCCTTGAGCATGGTGGAGCGGTGGTTCCACACTTCCGCATTGGAGGCCGACAGCTGGCCGCCGTTGGCAAACGAGGTTTCCATCGCCGCGTAGCGATGTTGTTCCAGCAGGGTGGTGGCAAAGCCACGTTTCGCCAGGGCGTAAGCGGTCGTGACGCCGGTGATGCCGCCGCCAATTACTGCAATGGTTTTCATGTGCCGTCCGGATTCCAGAAACGTCAGATAGGGAGTCCGCGCGCTGCTGCGCGTCGGATACCCCCTCTGTGCTGGACCTGAGAGATTCGCCGGCAACGCGCGATGCGTGGACGGTTTGCTCCTTCGGTGCACCGGATGACGAATTCCGGTGGCTCTTCAGAGTTCAAATGGGTTATCGGTCCTTGGGCCTGAGAGATTCCGGGGCGGTTGCTCCTTCGGCGCCGCCGGCATACAAGACCAGCTTGTAACCGACAGACTCTCCCGATAACGCCTTAGCATTGCGCTAAATATGCCATAAGCATATGTATGCAGAATACATCAGGAAATGACGCAAATACAACCATTTTTAGTGATAGGTGTTGTTTCCTCGACAATACCGACAGAGCGCTCGGTCTACGATTTGCCGCAAACCTGGCCCCATTCCAGGGAAAAACGCGCCAGGAATTTCTTCAGGCGGTCGGCGTCGTTGGGTTTGCTCTTGGCGTTGCGCGAGACGGCAAACAGCTTGCGTCCGGCATCGGACAAGGTGGTCGACTGGCGGCATACCTTGACCACGGCGGCCAGTTGGATGGCATCGAACAGGTCGAGGCCGGCGGCTGCTTCGTCACCCATCAGTTCCGCCAGGTCGACCTCGGCCGCGCTTGGGGCGCGCGTGTAGTGCTGCCACAGTTTTTGCAGGCGGGCCACTTCGGCGCCGACGATGCTGTCGGAAATGCCGCCGGCCTCGGCCAGCGTGGCCATCCTGGTCACCGAGGCCGACAGGTCGCGGAAGTTGCCGGCCCAGACGGCCTCGGGCGACATCGCGAAGCGCATGTAGCGTTCGCGCGCTTCCTTGTTGAAACGCACCATCTGGCCGTATTCCTGGCTGAACTGGTTCAACTGGTAGACCAGGTTGGGCTCGATGTCTTCGGGCCGGTCGACCAGGCCGGGCAGGGCGTAAGTCCATAAATTGATGCGGGCGTACAAGTCTTCGCGGAAGCGCCCGGCCACCACCTCGCTGGCGAGATCGCGGTTGGTGCCGGCGATCAGCTGGAAGTCGCTCTGCACTTCGCTGTCGCTGCCGACCGGATGAAAGCGCTTTTCCTCGATGGCTTTGAGCAGCATCGCCTGTTCATCCGGACCGAGTTCGCCGATTTCGTCGAGGAACAGCAAGCCCTTGTGGGCACTGCGCAGCAAGCCCGGGCGGTCGGCGGCGGCGCCCGTGAAGGAACCTTTGACGTGGCCGAACAGGGTCGAGGCGGCGCCATCGCCGTGCAGGGTGGCGCAGTTGAGCTCGACGAATTTGCCGTCGAGCTGGTGGCGCGTCTTCTTCAATTCGTAGATGCGGCGCGCCAGGAAGGACTTGCCGGCGCCGGTCGGGCCCATCAGCAGCATGGGCGCGCGCGACTTGATGGCGACCCTCTCGATCTCATCGATCATGGTGTTGAAGCTGGTGTTGCGGGTGGCGATGCCGGATTTCAGGAAGGCCACGCCTTCGGCTTGCTCGCGCGAAAAGCGCTGGGCGATCTGGTCGTAGCGCGACAGGTCGAGGTCGATCAGCGCGTAGCTGCCCGGTTCGGTGGTCGACTGGCGCCGCGGCGGCGAGCTTTGCAGCAGGCGGCCGGGGAAGAAGCGCGCTTCGGTCATCAGGAACATGCAGATCTGCACGACGTGGGTGCCGGTGGTGATGTGGATCCAGTAATCCTCGTTATCCGGGTCGAAGGGGTAGGTCTTGGCGAAGTCGAACAGGGCGCCGTAGACCTCGCCGAAATCCCAAGCGTCGCTGATCGCAATGTGGTGCGGGACGACCGTGGTTTCGGGCGAGACGGCGGCGATGTCGGCCGTGACCGCGTCGACCAGCGGGCCGAATTTGCCGCTGAAGAGCATCTCGAAGCGGTCGACCGCGTATTCCTCGTGCTGGGTAATGGCGATGCTGGGGCGCCACTTTTCCCAGCGCGCCGCGCCTTTGCCACTGTCGAGCTGGGTGCCGACGAAACCGATGACTACGATGCGTTTTTGTTTCATATGAGTATAAAAATTTATCTTGTCGGATAAAATATCACGGACTTGCCAGCTTGTCTATTTCTCGCCGTTCTGGCTTGAGGAATTGATAATCTTTTTTAAATCAACGACTTAAGTTGTTGTGGTCGAGCTGGCCGCAGACCTGGCACAGCATTTGCAATAGAGGAGATACAAACGAGATAAGTGAGGAAGTAAAAATGGCAAACGCACAGTTGTTCCAGACCTTGAAGGGAATTTTTGTCCCTCGTGCCGACGGTCTTAATTCGGCAGGCGCTCCGGCTTACACCATGACG
Protein-coding regions in this window:
- a CDS encoding enoyl-CoA hydratase, producing MNYADLLIETHGKVAVIRLNRPKALNALNDNMMDELGDALYKFDADSSIGCIILTGSEKAFAAGADIAAMVDYDYGDTYGGNYIGRNWEHILNVRKPVIGVVQGFCLGGGCELAMMCDFLIAADTAKFGQPEIKVGVTPGAGGTQRLPRTIGKAKAMDMLLTARMIDAAEAERTGLVSRVVAADKVMEEALAAATTIASMSVSVAMAIKDSVNRAFETTLTEGVRYERRYFHAAFGTPAQKEGMQAFLAKRPANFDGL
- a CDS encoding carotenoid oxygenase family protein — encoded protein: MPGHFFTGNYASLDSERDIDTLPVRGALPPQLRGALYRVGPNPRFAPRDDRYHWFSGDGMVHAFFIEDGKVAYANRWARTPKWQLEHDAGHALFGTFGNPATSDPSVHGKNSGTANTSMVWHGGRLFALEESHQPFEIDPHTLVSKGHQDFGGAVNKRFTAHPKADPATGELHFFAWLPDSPGEPNMLYGVLDAHCEVTTLDTFRAPYASMMHDFMLTERHVLFPVTPLTISVERAMKGLPLFAWEADKRSYIGIGVRGQPMDTLRWFASDACHVFHVMNAWDDGGRIVAYVMESASAPGMPNADGSRGDQAGMAACLCRWTFDLESDGDGFERTILDDLAAEFPRIDERYTGRRNRVGFYCCHSEQRIRSGSESVLYDSLACFDFASGMRQLYTLPAGDVISEPVFVARSAQSPEGDGWLLAVAWRAQEGRSDLLVIDAADVAAGPVATVCLPHRIPFGFHGTWRAKD
- a CDS encoding MerR family transcriptional regulator yields the protein MLLKIGQLAKRSGLSVRALRHYDDIALLTPSVRSDKGYRLYDSGDVARLYRIQALRRLDLSLTQIQAMLADGGASLPQVVEQQIASLERQIAQASALHGHLRDLQSQLAEHHEPSMDNWLAALERMAASARYFTDAELHTLKTRRQQRSGDNTHLTSTLRDLMERGLKPDSPEAGALAQCWIAALLDEVGGDEAMLMKLYAMNWNEPTLHMLNGVDRAAMQFISQAMAHRRLAIYANYCSEAEMALLRQHYIKQTDAWPILICALRDQLTQGTPPASADVQALARQWQALSLSKAAGNPALQAKLRHAFEQEPELRIASGIDAPLIAYVRAAMQSL
- a CDS encoding C39 family peptidase; the encoded protein is MNTNIKKLVIGASLLLALPAAMAQWRTLSVPLTTQEHSQWCWSASSKAVLNYYKKTPSQCQIVNWAFGLNYACGNTYFNWNSYANQPNNMYGSNGSVQGILNAWGVSNGAYNVASSWNSVVYDINANRPFVIRYGWSNGGGHILVGRGYETYNGTNYVYIMDPWPGEGQTYRTYNSAVSASDHRWTHTQRMSINGPT
- a CDS encoding D-amino acid dehydrogenase; its protein translation is MKTIAVIGGGITGVTTAYALAKRGFATTLLEQHRYAAMETSFANGGQLSASNAEVWNHRSTMLKGLKWMFRRDAPLLVNPKPSWHKLSWFAEFAAAIPHYRRNTVETARLAIAAREHLFAWAEAEKIDFDVKREGILHIYRDKAGFEHAATVSKMLAAGGLARRAVTPSEMRGIEPTLAGDYYGGFFTDSDATGDIHKFTTGLAAAARRNGVDCRYGMRIGAVRTDGRHAQVTLDDGERTQTETYDAVVVCAGTASRALAASLGDRVNIYPVKGYSITVNLLDAASQRAAPTVSLLDDATKLVTSRLGMDRFRVAGTAEFNGFNRDIRDDRIRPLIDWVHECFPSVNTRSVIPWAGLRPMMPTMLPKVGRGKSPCVFYNTGHGHLGWTLSAVTADMIGDLMHRSLDFPTH
- the rtcR gene encoding RNA repair transcriptional activator RtcR, producing the protein MKQKRIVVIGFVGTQLDSGKGAARWEKWRPSIAITQHEEYAVDRFEMLFSGKFGPLVDAVTADIAAVSPETTVVPHHIAISDAWDFGEVYGALFDFAKTYPFDPDNEDYWIHITTGTHVVQICMFLMTEARFFPGRLLQSSPPRRQSTTEPGSYALIDLDLSRYDQIAQRFSREQAEGVAFLKSGIATRNTSFNTMIDEIERVAIKSRAPMLLMGPTGAGKSFLARRIYELKKTRHQLDGKFVELNCATLHGDGAASTLFGHVKGSFTGAAADRPGLLRSAHKGLLFLDEIGELGPDEQAMLLKAIEEKRFHPVGSDSEVQSDFQLIAGTNRDLASEVVAGRFREDLYARINLWTYALPGLVDRPEDIEPNLVYQLNQFSQEYGQMVRFNKEARERYMRFAMSPEAVWAGNFRDLSASVTRMATLAEAGGISDSIVGAEVARLQKLWQHYTRAPSAAEVDLAELMGDEAAAGLDLFDAIQLAAVVKVCRQSTTLSDAGRKLFAVSRNAKSKPNDADRLKKFLARFSLEWGQVCGKS